One part of the Vicia villosa cultivar HV-30 ecotype Madison, WI linkage group LG6, Vvil1.0, whole genome shotgun sequence genome encodes these proteins:
- the LOC131608802 gene encoding plant cysteine oxidase 2-like encodes MGIERNLKDRKGRELCKVFDESNANDMKSRKNRRHRQWMKMSPVQKLFFACQHVFANASPGVVPPSQHIDLLRSILAGIKPEDLGLKPDMPYFTNNNAGTPKITYLHIFECEKFSMGIFCLPPSAVIPLHNHPEMTVFSKLLFGTMHIKSYDWAVNLPADVSQKTSEKRLAKVKVDADFTAPCDPSILYPNDGGNMHCFTAVTACAVLDVLGPPYSDPDGRHCSYYQSFPFFNFPVDGTSLPEEEKKEYEWLEEREKPESLQVIVKMYSSPKIMEN; translated from the exons ATGGGGATTGAGAGAAACTTGAAGGACAGGAAAGGGAGGGAGTTGTGTAAAGTGTTTGATGAATCGAATGCCAATGACATGAAATCGAGAAAGAACCGGCGACATCGTCAGTGGATGAAGATGTCGCCGGTTCAGAAACTCTTTTTTGCTTGCCAACATGTTTTTGCTAATGCTTCACCTGGAGTTGTTCCTCCTTCTCAACACATTGATTTGCTTCGTTCTATTTTAG CTGGAATAAAACCGGAAGACCTTGGATTGAAACCCGACATGCCATATTTCACTAACAACAACGCAGGAACTCCAAAAATTACATATCTTCACATTTTCGAGTGTGAAAAATTCTCG ATGGGAATATTTTGCTTACCACCTTCAGCAGTAATTCCTCTTCACAATCACCCTGAAATGACAGTTTTTAGTAAGCTTCTGTTCGGAACAATGCACATCAAATCTTACGATTGGGCTGTTAACTTGCCTGCCGATGTCTCACAGA AGACATCGGAGAAAAGATTGGCGAAAGTGAAGGTTGATGCCGATTTCACCGCTCCTTGCGATCCTTCCATCCTTTATCCTAATGATGGTGGCAACATGCATTGCTTCACTGCAGTCACAGCTTGTGCAGTTCTAGATGTTCTTGGTCCTCCTTACTCTGATCCTGATGGCAGACACTGCTCATACTATCAAAGTTTTCCTTTCTTCAACTTTCCAG TTGATGGAACATCCTTaccagaagaagaaaagaaagaatatgaatGGCTTGAAGAAAGAGAGAAACCAGAGAGTTTACAAG